One segment of Gammaproteobacteria bacterium DNA contains the following:
- the infA gene encoding translation initiation factor IF-1 yields the protein MSKEDHIEMEGTVVETLPNTTFRVKLENGHIVTAHISGKMRKHYIRILTGDKVTVQITPYDLSKGRIVYRNR from the coding sequence ATGTCGAAAGAAGACCACATTGAAATGGAAGGCACGGTCGTCGAGACCCTGCCCAACACCACATTCCGAGTCAAGCTCGAAAACGGTCACATCGTGACCGCCCACATCTCGGGCAAAATGCGCAAGCACTACATCCGCATCCTTACCGGCGACAAGGTCACTGTGCAGATCACGCCCTATGACCTGAGCAAGGGCCGGATCGTCTACCGCAACCGATAA